The following proteins are co-located in the Carassius gibelio isolate Cgi1373 ecotype wild population from Czech Republic chromosome A21, carGib1.2-hapl.c, whole genome shotgun sequence genome:
- the LOC127942068 gene encoding crk-like protein — MSSARFDSTDRASWYFGPVSRQEAQNRLQGQRHGMFLVRDSSTCPGDYVLSVSENSKVSHYIINSLPNKRFKIGDQEFDNLPGLLEFYKIHYLDTTTLIEPAPRYPSTPLPSVPIQPSGGFGDENQEYVRTLYDFTGSDAEDLPFKKGEILIILERPEEQWWSAKNKEGRVGMIPVPYVEKLVRPSPHSGQPGHGSRNSNSYGIPEPAHAYAQPQTPSPITPGAVINPLPSVQNGPVIAKAIQKRVPCAYDKTALALEVGDIVKVTRMNINGQWEGEVNGRRGLFPFTHVKILDPQNPDESE; from the exons ATGTCGTCTGCACGGTTCGACTCCACGGACCGAGCCAGCTGGTATTTCGGGCCGGTTTCGAGACAGGAGGCGCAGAATAGGCTACAGGGACAGAGACACGGGATGTTTTTGGTGCGAGATTCGTCCACCTGTCCTGGTGATTATGTACTGTCAGTGTCCGAGAACTCCAAAGTTTCTCACTATATTATCAACTCTTTACCAAACAAGAGATTCAAGATAGGCGACCAAGAGTTTGATAATCTACCTGGTCTTTTGGAGTTCTATAAAATACATTATCTGGATACGACCACCCTGATAGAGCCAGCACCAAG GTACCCCAGTACCCCTCTGCCCAGTGTTCCTATTCAGCCATCTGGGGGATTCGGAGATGAGAACCAGGAGTATGTGCGGACTCTTTATGACTTCACTGGTAGCGATGCTGAAGACCTTCCTTTCAAGAAGGGTGAAATCCTAATTATTCTAGAGAGGCCGGAGGAGCAGTGGTGGAGTGCCAAGAACAAAGAAGGCCGAGTAGGCATGATTCCTGTTCCCTACGTAGAAAAGCTGGTGAGGCCTTCGCCTCATTCTGGTCAGCCTGGCCATGGTTCACGCAATTCCAATAGCTATGGCATCCCTGAGCCAGCACACGCCTATGCTCAGCCTCAGACTCCATCACCCATTACACCTGGCGCTGTCATCAACCCACTGCCTTCTGTGCAGAATGGGCCAGTAATAGCGAAGGCGATCCAGAAACGAGTGCCATGTGCATATGATAAGACCGCTTTAGCCCTAGAG gtgGGCGACATTGTGAAAGTGACTAGGATGAACATCAACGGTCAGTGGGAAGGGGAGGTAAATGGCCGGAGAGGGTTGTTCCCTTTCACCCATGTGAAAATATTGGACCCCCAAAACCCAGATGAGAGCGAATGA